Within the Streptomyces vilmorinianum genome, the region CCACGAGGAGGTGGGCAACGACTTCGAACGGGCCCGGACCCTGCTGGCCTACGGCACCTGGCTGCGCCGGCGCCGGCGGCCGCTCCAGGCGCGGGCTCTGCTCAGCGACGCGCTCGTCACCTTCGAGCGGGCGGCGGCGAAGCGCTGGGCCGGCCGGGCGCGGGCGGAGCTGCGGGCCACCGGAGGAACGGCGGCCGGTGCGGGCTCCTCTGCGGATCCTTGGGGACTGACACCGCAGCAGCAGCGCATCGCCGCGATGGTCGCGGAGGGCTCGACGAACCACGAGATCGCTGACCGGCTGTCCCTCAGCCCGCGCACGGTCGACCACCATCTGCGGAACGTCTTCGCCCGGCTGGGTGTCCGGTCCCGGGTCGAACTGTCGGGCGTACTGGCGCGGACCGCACCACCCCTCACGTCCCATCATTTCGGCGAGTGACGACTTCACGACAATGAGTCACCGATTCCGCATGATGGGGGCCTCGCCTGGGCAGAACCGCAGCGGGCCCTGACGCGCCCGTACGGAAAGGGGTGAGCGGTGCTGTCCGAACTTCTCGACCGGCTGCTACGACGCGGGGGCGCGGGCGGACGGACCGGCCGCCCGGGGACCGGCCCCGGCCTGCCCGCGCAGGCGAGGCGCTTCGGGACCCCGGTCTTCACCGCCGACTTCGCCTCGACCGAGCAGTGGGTCGCGGGCAGATCCTGGGCGTATCCGAACGGCGGGCCGATCAACCCGGACGACAACAAGCTCGACCACCTCGTGGAGGACCCCTCGTACAGCCGCACGGGGGTCTTCCGCGCGACGCGCCGGCCCGACGGCCGGTGGAACGCCGGGCTGCTGACGACGGAGGGCAGCGCGGAAGGCTTCCTGGTCCGCGCCGGTGACACGCTCGAAGCCCGCGTACGCCTGCCGGTGGAGAACGGCGCGTGGCCGGCGATCTGGACGTGGCTGGACGGCGGGCAGGAGATCGACGTCTTCGAGTACCACCCCGACAATCCCGATCTGCTGGAACTCTCCAATCGCGTCAGGGGAGGCCATCTCTACTACCGGCACCCGTCGATCCGGCCGGGGGCGTGGGTGGACCTCCGAGTCGAGTTGGGCGCGAGGTCGGTGGTGTGGTGGGTCAACGGCGAGCAGGCCTTCGCCGACCGCCGGGGCGTGGGCCGCACCTGGCGGGCGCACCTGATCGTGAACCTGTCCGTCTGTGCCGGGAGATACCACCCCGCGCCCGATCCGGCGGCGACGGAGATGTCGTACGAGGTGACGGAGCTGCGGGTGTACCGGGGATGAGGTCGGGGCACGCGGGCGCGACCCGGTGGTGGCAGCGCGGGCGTGCTCACTGCGCGCCGAAGACCTGGGTCCAGTAGGGGCCGCCGGCGGTGTGGATGCCGATCCCGATCTCCTTGAAGGAGCAGTTCAGGATGTTCGCGCGGTGGCCCGGGCTGTTCATCCAGGAGTCCATCACCTGCTCCGCGGTGCTCTGGCCCTTCGCGATGTTCTCGCCGTAGGTCGACCAGCGGTATCCGACCGCGGTGACGCGCTCGCCCGGGCCGTCGCCGTCGGGGTTGGTGTGGTCGAAGAAGTTCCGCGCCGCCATGTCGTCGGAGTGCCCCTGAGCGGCCTTGGTCAGCAGGGAGTTCTCGCTCAGCGCCCCGCACCCCTCCTTGGCCCGCTCGGAGTTGACCAGATCGATCACCTGCTGGGCGGTGGAGTCCGCACCGGAACCGGCGGTCGTGGCCGTGGGCTTCGGCCGGGGCGCCGGCGACGAGGTGCGGGGGGCGGCCGTCTTGGTGGGCGAGGGTTTGGGGGTGCGGCTCGCGGTGGCGGAGGGGCTCTTGCTGGGCTTCGGTGACGCGGACGGCGAGGGGGTGGCCGAGGTGGCCGGGACGGTGGTGGGGGGCTCGGTGGTGGGCAGGGCGGCACCGGGAGCCGCGGCGCGTGTCGCGTCCAGGGCCTCGACGTCCGTCTCGGGGCCGGTGATCAGGTAGAAGGACCCACCGGTGACCGCCACCACGGCTATGCCCGCGGCGACGACGGCGCGGCGGCGTCCGCGCCTGCGCTGCCGCTGGCGGCGGCGAGCGTTGCGGGCGCTGCGGGAGCCTCGGACCGCGGGCCCGCCGGAGCTCTGGGCTCCGTACGACGCGGTGGGCTCGCGCGGTCCACTCTGCTCGTACGGTCCACTCTGCTCGTACGGGCCGCTCGGCTCGTACGGGCCGCTCGGCTCGTACGGTCCGCCGAGCCCGTCCTGGGGCGCGGGGTGGGCGACGGACGCGGCGGCGAGACCGAAGCCGGCGCTCTCCCTGACGCTCGCGAGCAGCAGCGCCGTCGGGGGCACGAGCAGCAGTCCGGCGAGCAGCCCCTCGGCCGGGACGAGGCCGCTCCACAGACCCGCGCAGTGCGCGCAGGCGCGGGCATGCCGGGCTATTCGCTTGCGCCACAGCGCGGAGGGGTGACCGTCCCATGCCGCGATCTCGGACCGCAGGGTGGGGCAGAGCGGGTTCTCCGACAGGGCCCGTACGACGACCCGGGCGGCCTCCAGCTGTGCCTTCATCCGCTGCACCCGGACCGCGGTGTGCTGGGTGGAGAGCCCGAGGGCGTCCGCCACCTCGTACCGGGTCAGCTCGCCCGCGCACTCCAGCCACCACAGGGACAACAGGGCGCTGTCGTCCGGCTCCATCCAGCGGGTCGCCTCGGCGGTCTCGCGCCGCTGACCGGAGAGGTTCAGCCGGACGACGGTGAGGTCCACGAAGTCGGCGCCCGGTTGGGCCAGGTCGCGGGCCTCGTCGAGGCCGCCGGTGCGGAAGTCGGACTGCTGCGTCTGCCAGTGGCTGCGGATGCGGTTCATGGCGATGGCCACCAGCCACGACCGGAAGCTGTCCGGGGAGCGCAGGCCGCCGAGCCCGTCGAGCGCCCGCAGCATCGTGTCCTGCACGACGTCGTCGACGTCGTGGTGGCCGTTCATCGCCCGGCCCACGATGTTGTAGACGAGGGGCAGATAGGCGGCGATGAGCTGGTCCTGCGCCCACAGGTCTCCGCTCTGCGCCGCCCTGACCAGTTCCGTACCGTTCTGTACGCCCATGCCCTGATTCACCCTGCTTGTCCCGCCTGTTGTCGATGCCCAACACGTGGGAGACCGCAGGGCCTCCACCCGATAACAGGAAACGCAGAGAAATCCGCGCACATCTTCGGTGCGGGTCCGAAGGTTCCGGATCGGGCGGCCGAGACTACCTCGTGTGGCGCGGCGCGCCTACTGGGGCTTCTGCTGCCGCGACTGCTCCGACTCGCCCGCGGCCCTGCGGTACTCGGCGTTGATGCGCTGGGCCTCCTCGAGCTGGTCCTCCAGGATGATGATCCGGCAGGCGGCCTCGACGGGCGTGCCCTGGTCGACCAGCTCACGCGCGCGTGCGGCGATCCGCAGCTGGTAGCGCGAGTAGCGCCGGTGCCCGCCCTCCGAACGGAGCGGGGTGATCAGACGGGCCTCACCGATGGCCCGGAGGAATCCGGGGGTCGTACCGAGCATCTCGGCGGCCCGGCCCATGGTGTACGCGGGGTAGTCGTCGTCGTCCAGGCGATCGCTGAGCGGAGTGTCTGCTGGCATTCTCACCTCGTAGCCCAATGCGGCAAGGGGCCCTGATGCCCTATGGCACCGAAGGCCCCGAGGGGAATTGAACACCATCTTCCGGCCCCTGCGCCGCGCCGGCGTCCTCCACCGCTCCCGCCCGGCGGGACCGGTATCGGCGGCCGGCCGCCGATACAATCGGCGCTCATGTCGAAGCCTGACGAATTGCTCGTCGCCATCGCCGCCACGGTGGAGTCGGAGCAGAGCAATCAGATGTCCCTGACCGTGGTCACGGGCGGGACCGTCATCACCGGGCGGCTGGCCCCCGAAGCCGTCTGGAGGCAGCGGGTCTCGGAGGTCCTGGACGACTCCGACAGCCTCGGCCCCTTCTCACCGGTCTTCGCCGCCGGGGCCGCGGACCGGCCCGGCCGTGCCGAGCCGCCCACGCATCTGCACTTCCACGTGGCCCGGATCCTGCAGGGCAGCATGGGGATCCCGGAGACGGGCGGGATGTATCGCGTCGCCCTCACGGATGTCAGCGCCTGGACCGTCGGCGACTTCAGTTACTCCGACCGATGACCAAGCGCTGACCGAGCCCTGACCACGCCCTGACCGAGCGCTGCCCCAGCTCCTGCGAGCGTTCTCCGCGCGCGTTACGCGGCCTCCACGGCCCCTTCGGTCACGGGCGTACCGAGTTGCGCCGAGGCCGCCTGCAGGGGGCTGAGGCCCCGCCCGGGCGTCGCCGGGGGCAGATCGTGACAGGTGAAGCCGAGGAGGGCCATGGCCCTGGTGACCTCACCCGCGGTGAAGTCGCGGGGGTCCTGCCGGGTGATGACCTCGCCCACCTGCTTGACGGGGTAGCGGCGACGGCCGATGGTCACGGAGGGGCCCGTGACCATTCCGGGCTTGACGCCCTTCATCGTTTCCAGCACCCCGCTCTTCGTCAGTTCGAACGGAAAGCGGGCGATGACACAGCGCATGTTGCCTCACAGGTGGAGCCGGCGGTGGGGAAGGATCGGGTCGCGGAGCGGCTGATCAGCACGAGAGGGCGAAGACGCCCACGGCACGGCCGTCCTCGTCGACGACGGGCAGGGCCCGCACCTGCCGACCCCGCATCAGGTGCTCCGCCTCTCCTGCCGCGGTGACGGGCGAGGTGAACGGCCCGTCCGGGCCGGCGATCTCGCGCAGGCGCACCCGATCGGTGTACGCGGAGCCGTCGCGTACCCGGGTGAGCTGCGCCTGGGTGATCAGGCCCGTACACCGGCCGTCGCCGTCCGAGACGAGGAGATGCCCGGCTCGGGCACTGGCCATGACGGACAGGGCCACTTCCACGGTCATGTCGTCGCAGACCCGCGGGGCGGAGGTGTCCATCGTGTCGGAGACGGTCAGGACCGTGCGGAGTTCCGCTGTGCGGGAGTGCATCGGGGAGAGGGGCGAGGAGAGGGGCAAAAAGGTGCCTTCCGGAGCGAGGGTGGGTGTCCTGGTCACGCGGGTCTCGTGCCGTTCATGCCGTACGGTGCGGGCTCTGGCGCTGTTCCCTGCCCCGTGCCGCCTGACCTGCGCGGCGGCCGCGCGAGCCGGAGGTGCGCCTGCCGCGGGAGGCGGAGGCGCCGGACCGGGGTCGGTCGGCCGCCGGGGCCGTGATGACGACCGGTACGCCCGACGGAGTCCGCGCACCGGTGATACGGCTGAGCTGCTCCTCGCCCGAGCGGACCTCGGCGGCCTGCGGGCTGATGCCGGCGTCCGCCATCAGGCGGGCCATGCCGCGGCGCTGGTTGGGCAGGATCAGGGTGACCACGCGACCGGACCGGCCGGCGCGGGCGGTGCGGCCGCCGCGGTGCAGGTAGTCCTTGTGGTCGCTCGGCGGATCCACGTTGACCACGAGGTCGAGGTCGTCGACGTGGATCCCGCGCGCCGCGACATTGGTGGCCACGAGCACGGTGACGTGCCCGCTCTT harbors:
- a CDS encoding beta-glucanase, yielding MPAQARRFGTPVFTADFASTEQWVAGRSWAYPNGGPINPDDNKLDHLVEDPSYSRTGVFRATRRPDGRWNAGLLTTEGSAEGFLVRAGDTLEARVRLPVENGAWPAIWTWLDGGQEIDVFEYHPDNPDLLELSNRVRGGHLYYRHPSIRPGAWVDLRVELGARSVVWWVNGEQAFADRRGVGRTWRAHLIVNLSVCAGRYHPAPDPAATEMSYEVTELRVYRG
- a CDS encoding sigma-70 family RNA polymerase sigma factor, which produces MGVQNGTELVRAAQSGDLWAQDQLIAAYLPLVYNIVGRAMNGHHDVDDVVQDTMLRALDGLGGLRSPDSFRSWLVAIAMNRIRSHWQTQQSDFRTGGLDEARDLAQPGADFVDLTVVRLNLSGQRRETAEATRWMEPDDSALLSLWWLECAGELTRYEVADALGLSTQHTAVRVQRMKAQLEAARVVVRALSENPLCPTLRSEIAAWDGHPSALWRKRIARHARACAHCAGLWSGLVPAEGLLAGLLLVPPTALLLASVRESAGFGLAAASVAHPAPQDGLGGPYEPSGPYEPSGPYEQSGPYEQSGPREPTASYGAQSSGGPAVRGSRSARNARRRQRQRRRGRRRAVVAAGIAVVAVTGGSFYLITGPETDVEALDATRAAAPGAALPTTEPPTTVPATSATPSPSASPKPSKSPSATASRTPKPSPTKTAAPRTSSPAPRPKPTATTAGSGADSTAQQVIDLVNSERAKEGCGALSENSLLTKAAQGHSDDMAARNFFDHTNPDGDGPGERVTAVGYRWSTYGENIAKGQSTAEQVMDSWMNSPGHRANILNCSFKEIGIGIHTAGGPYWTQVFGAQ
- a CDS encoding MerR family transcriptional regulator, with the translated sequence MPADTPLSDRLDDDDYPAYTMGRAAEMLGTTPGFLRAIGEARLITPLRSEGGHRRYSRYQLRIAARARELVDQGTPVEAACRIIILEDQLEEAQRINAEYRRAAGESEQSRQQKPQ
- a CDS encoding SCO5918 family protein is translated as MRCVIARFPFELTKSGVLETMKGVKPGMVTGPSVTIGRRRYPVKQVGEVITRQDPRDFTAGEVTRAMALLGFTCHDLPPATPGRGLSPLQAASAQLGTPVTEGAVEAA
- a CDS encoding CBS domain-containing protein, which gives rise to MHSRTAELRTVLTVSDTMDTSAPRVCDDMTVEVALSVMASARAGHLLVSDGDGRCTGLITQAQLTRVRDGSAYTDRVRLREIAGPDGPFTSPVTAAGEAEHLMRGRQVRALPVVDEDGRAVGVFALSC